ATTCAGTTCCGCCTCCAACTCAAACAGGAGAGCGAGGTCAGTGGGAGGACGACGAGCAGGAAACTAGGAAAGGGATGCGAACTGAACTTCGGCGGCAGGCGGGACGGTGCCGCTGGATACACAGCCTTACCGTCGCCGCCTATCAGTCAGGAGATATTGGATTCGCGGACTCTTCCACGGTCACGGCAGCGGCTGAATTGCGGACGCGCGTCCaatgaatttttttgcaaacatTTAGCTGCTTATACTTGATTTGATCTTCTTTTGCAGAGATGGTTCGCCGTCAGCGTTGATGGAAGCGGCGGAATCGATGCTGGAGCAGCTTTTGGCTTTGTTGCTTGCTCGCGAGTAGAAACTCCAATTAGCAGCTCAAGGTAATTTCGCTCTTGTGTTGATGATTAGAGAGTCTTGACGAAAGTGAATTGTGATAGTTTACTTTTGACTGTTTACTTGTCGCTTGATGAATTAGCAGCTCAAATTGAGATGTCTGTTTGCTGGGAAATGGAAACAACGAAATCATATCTGGTAGTAGAATTAAGATGGCAAGCTTATGTATTCTGAGGTGCCCATGTACCTAGATCTgagctctgaagtctgaactatGAACTAACAAACAAATTCAGGATTcagaaaagaaagggaaaatcaCATAACagaaattttcttttcaaagctAAAAATAATAAACCTGTCAGAAAAAACTCTGGCCAGAGTCTGGGCTGACCTCAATCTTTGGACAGTTAGTCAGTTACAACACTACCAGAACACAGATATTGTGGACCTGTCTGAATAATTTGATTAATATAACAGCAAGGTTTGCTCACCCAAGTTCAGATGTTGCTTccttcccccttttcctcttTGTGCTTACTACTACTATCAGAATCATCACTAAAGGCAAAGCAAATATTCGACAAAAAAAACGCCGAAAGCAAACGAAGGAACTACAAAAGAAGAAACCACAGAACATTCACATCGTCTATGTACAGAAGAAGAAACACACCTATCTCACCATCTTTGTTATTTACATCTGAGGTCCCTGAGGCAATCTGCCCATGAACTGCTGGTAAGCTGCCATGGCATTCCCGTTTGTCACTTGCAATTGGGACTGCTCCTCTGGGTTCACCTTCACCTCACCTCTTGGCAGGACAAGCCCTGCACAACCCTGCATTTTTGGAGGTTGGCCAGGTACAGATGCTGGCATGAAGGTTCTCAGAGATGGTACTGGTACCGCCATGCCAGGCGGGAGCATTCCGAAGGAGAAACCGCCTGAAGCTGCGCTAAGTTGCGATGGGAGACAAAGTGAGCCgtaggcagcagcagcactcaACTGTGGGATGCTGGGTTGTGCCGGTTCTGGCCTCTGGTGAAGGTTGCTACCCTGTGGCGCAGCACTGGAACTGGAGTTCGGTTGCCCACTGCTGTTTCTGGCAGCTGGAACTTCATGGTTGTGCTTGCCCTCATAGGTGGTGATCACGGACTTGAGATCATTTGAGGCTCTCTCCACATGCTTGCGCACGGAGCAGCCTGCGTAAGTGCATTTATAGTAGCTCCTGCAGACACATAGATTTCTTTGTTAATGGTGaactattgaaaagctaagatctccatatttttttgaaaagtaatttttttcctttcaaaGGTTAAGGTTTCCAATCGATTTGGTTTCCTAATAAACTAAGGAAGAGATGGAAATGACACTACATAGCTGACCTCGGGTTTGGATTTCCTTTGACAACTTTCTGCCCATACTTGCGCCAGCGGTAACCATCATCAAGGATGTCAACCTCACTTGTGGTCTGCACAACAATCTGAGGTTCCCGGACAGCTCTTGATGCCATAGTTGCCATGTCAAAGGCATTGGTGGTAGCGTTAGTAGTGGCAGAAACCTCCATCTTCCTGAAAGAAGTTCAAAGGAACACATGAGCATTGGTTTAACGGGATTGCATGCTCATATTATATAGTTGGTCACAAGACCCAACCTTCTTTTAGATTCAGTCTCATCTTCATCCCTACCATAGGTTAAGGGAATGGTACCATGGGTTGCCCTGTCATCTTTTTCATTGGATGAGACTGTTGGTGAGACATCTACAGCTTCTTGGGACTCCATAACACATGTATCAGCAATCTCTGTTGTGGTAAGAGAACCAGACAGATTTCTTTCAAGACCTACACTGTGCACATCTTGGAAGTGGTCATTTGGAGCCATTTCCCGTGAAGTTTCTGTGTTATGACCAGGTTTGGAACGAAAGTTCTCAGAGCCATCAGCTTGCAAATCAATGACGTGTGATGACAGGACACTTGGCCGGCGGTTGGGAGGCGGCAAAGGGTGACTGTGGGAACCTTTGTAGACTATCTCCGTTATATGACCCTCTTGAGAACGCTCCACCTTTTTCTTGACCGGGCAATTTGGGTGAGTGCATTTGTAGTAGCTCCTTGGGTGCTCACTATTCTTCACTTGCTTCTGTCCATATTTTCTCCAGTTATATCCATCCTCATCAGGCGCAATAACTGAAACGGAAGCATCTTCTCCATTTTGGTTTTCCTCACTCTCTACCTGTTCATCAGCAGGGGATGGATGATCGTTGTCTAACATGGAATCACATGTGCTAGGTTTAACAAGATTTTCCTCAGTTTCATCCTTGGTTGCAGTTGTGCTAACCTGGAGACTTAATTCCTGCTGACTATCATTTAAGGACTGGTTTTGGTGAAATGCACCTAAACCCTGGAAAGTGCAAACTTTGTCAGGCCAGTGCGTTACAAACAACTAGATGTGTTTGTACATGTCAAATTTACAAGACAAAGAAAATGCAGTAGTAAGGAAGGGAAGCAGCAGAGTGTAGGTGATGGGGACAATAACATTTCAGCAAGCATACCTTGTCCACAGTTGAAAAACTTGGGGGCTTAGACCTCAAAATAGTCTGGAAGGAAAATGCACAATCATCATGCGACTGATCTTCAACCTTCTTGGGTACCGAGGATATCATTGATTTAAAGTTATTAGGCATCAGAAAAGGCAACTTGCCGGTCGTAGGAGAAGGTTGCGCCTACAGAGATCATAAACAATTACAGGTTCTCATCACAAACAGTATAAGGAAACTAGGAAGAAGGGACCATCCTCTCTATTTTATCCATGTCTTTAAAATTTCACTTGTGCATTAATAATTTCGGAAGTTGTAAAAGAACTTAATGTCCTGGTGGTTAGAAGATAGTCAAAAGATGCTTTGATCTAAAAAAGGGAAATAGTCCTAGAAGTTGAACTTTGTAACTGACTTCACCAAGAGCGACAATCATGTTGATAGGTATTACATAGATACTTACAATGGCATTGGGTAGAAAAACTGGTGACTCCAGAAGCTCCCTTGGACTCACACCTGGTGGTATTGTCACAGGAGACCGAATTGGCGCAGAAGAACTGACATGGGATGTGTCAATTTTCAGGACTCCAAAACCGGCCCTGGCAGCCATCCTCTCTGCAAGACTTCCATGTGAGGTTGATTTCTGATTTGTGCTAAAAAGGTTTGATTCAAGCTGCAGAGGGGCTTTTGTATCTTGAACAGTTTCTTCAACGCTTAGATCAACCAAAGTTTTGGTCTTCTCAATTCCATCCTGTGGTTTGTTACTGCTGTTGTCACCAAAGATGCTGGAGAATGGACCAGAGCTGAATTCTTCGTTCAAGAAGCTTGACATCAGTGTTCTTGGGCTGGGTGAAGGAAGCATCCAATCCTCCATCAATGCTCTGCGGTTGTCGGTCCCGGCCATGCTGGTGGTAATTCTAATTCAGACTGAAACTTTTAAAGCAAAGTAGCAAACCCATTATTTTTAGTTGAAACACTTAACAGTCTTGTTAATAAAATCAAACAGGTGCAATATTTCTTATCAGCTGTGCAAAGGAAAAGCAGATTGCTAGACATGGAACATGATTGCATAGCTGGAAACACAAACATACTCAACTGAAGATCCTAGCACTCATTTAACATATAGAAATATGAACTCAGGATTCGAACAGGTGCAGATATGACTGAGGAAATGGGGCAACTTTTGCACATAAATACTCTACAACAACAGTAAAGACACAATGAAAGAGGAATTCACTGCTTAACCCAGGACATTATAAGATGGTGTGGATTTCATACTCACCATATTACAGAATGCATAGAAACACACTAAAGATCCCATGTAGATGTTCTTTTATGCCTACAGAAGAATTCATAGTCCTAGGTGCAAACAAATGACAACCAAACGAGCTGAACTCGCCGCAAGCATTTGAACTGAATCCAAGCACAACACTGCAAGGACAGTTTGATGAGATGGATAGACTCTAGCAGCCAAATAACCACTAATGCAGAAATCACAGGTCATGCCTTGAATTCTGGCAAAATGACTCACAGGCATAATGTTCTGACACAACCTACAGTCTGCAGGTAATCCCCAGCTGAATTCTGCAAACTACCAACCAAGCCTCAAACTTCATACACAATTACACAAGGACCCACAAAGCCTCTGCTTTGATGAGCAAGGAGCCGCCTTTACCGAAAGAACTCATCAAAACATGGCGAAATTAAACGCAGTAAGGCATTCAAAAAGGCACCTGAAGCGGCCGGGCGGTCGGCAGCAACGATACGCCGCCTCCTTCAGAAAGCAAAGCAGCCTTTCTATGGGCGCCTGAAGGATGTGCAAATGGTCTGCGGCGGAGACGACAAGTTGGTCAAATCCTGCGCCCGTGGGGATAACAACAATCGAGCCTCTGAGGCTCTGACTATGGACAAAAATCTCTGTCTTTCCACgctcttcctttttctttttgttcctTTTCCTCTCGTAATTCTCTCTCACCGGAACAGGAGCCTATCAACTATGGCGGCAAAAACCTTGCAAGCAGCAGTGGAAATCAGATTCTTGCTCCACGAAGAAGAATCTGTTCCAAGACGACTGAATTGgattcacctctctctctctctctctctctctctctctcgctcgctcgctcgttccTTGATATTTATGGGGGAGCTGGTTTTTGCGAGGTGGTGGAAGAGGGGGAGAGAAGGGCGGTTGGCCGAGAGGAGGGAGGCGAAGGGAACGGCGGCAGAGAAGCTGGAGGCGATTTGATGCAGTTGCAGGCGATATGCTCCTACTAATTTTGAGCACCGAGATGCAGAGCTGTCGCCTTCCCCGCTCACTTTGCCCCCTCTTTTATGGAAGCGGTTGCTCTTTAACCGTCTGACGGTTTTACCTTTAACCATCTTTACATGCATCATTATCTGCACTATTTCATCAAAATGGTGCCCCTTTTTTACAGCAAAGAAAATCATGGTACTTACTATACTATGCACTAGAGTAGTTAAAAGCACAAATTCAGCATCCACTAACATCACATCTATTTTTAGCAGATTTTAAAAACAAAAACCATGTCATGCCAAGTTGGACATGTCAAAGATAATTTACTAGTATTTCTTTGGGACTATTTATTTCGCTGTTCCAAGGATCTTCGTACAGATCAAGGCAGTGTTTGGTTAGGGGGTGtaaaagttttcatgaaaatttttcgtccctttgaccactaattagaggtattataTGAAGTCTAACAATGATATAATCTTCACAATTATGATACTGTAGTATGTGTTGTAGCTaataaggtctttgaccgcatgattagaggatgatttggaggtggttactgtagcattattgtagccaatcatagtggaacttggctcattagatttgtctcgaaaagttacgcccatccatgaaaaaatttcgcaaataaactctgtttagtactccatacatacaTTTGTCTTTTTATGTAAAGTTTTACCAAACACGGGCAAAGTACTCCAGTAAAGAGGACGGAGATGCCGCGAGCATGCAAGTTGCAGCTGAGACTGACTTCAAAAGGAGAAGGCAAATGCATTTTGCCTCTCCACGGTCTACATTGCATTCCCTCTCCTCGAAGGCatctgctccgccccgccgcgaaGCGCGCTGCTCTGCCTCACAGGCTGCGCGTTGCTTCGCCTCGCCGCGTCGCGCGCCACCGGATCTCGCCGCCCGCGGCGACGGAGATgaagcgccgccacctccccccggtcctcgtcctcctcgcgcTCTCGCTCCTTGTCCTCCCCTACCGCCGCCTCGGGCGGAGGACGCCCCGGACAGCGGCCATGCCCGGCcggcagaggaggaggcggcagaccagaggaggaggaggcgaggtgCGGCCGCGGGCAGAGGAGGCCCTCCGCCTCGCCTTGGACGCCGCCGTGCGAGCTCGCCGCAgatcggccgccgcgcgccgtgccgtccgccgcgcgcctcccgcGGCCCAGACCTCGAGCAGCCAAATCGAGGGTCGCGCCGCGTCGCCCCTCTGCCtccgacgccgcgccgcgcgggcctCTGCCACCGTGCCCGCGGTCGGCCGCCGTGGCTCGCAGTGGCCGCGCaggcctccttcgccgccgccgccgccgcgagggaggagggccgcggatccggccgccggcgccgacagAGCGAcgcaggaggaggacggcgtggTGGGGAGGAAGTGGCGGGCCGGAGCaggaaggggaaagggagaggaagggggcggggcggagcaggaaggggagaaggggcgAGGCGGAGCTCGCTGCGGCGCCGCACCCGCatgcgcgccatggccgccgcgaggGAGGGGCGGAGGGCCAGCGCTAGTTGGAGCAGAGCTCCAaggccggcggccgcgagctcTAGGGGGCCGGGGCGGCCGCGAGCTCCTGCGTCGGATGCGCGGCTgatggaggggagggaaggggcgggcggcggctacAGGAGAGGGAAGGGGCATCGCCGGTGGTAGCTTGATTTGCATCCGCTTTGTTGGAGACGAGATTTTTTGATCGCGCGATGCAAATACTGTAGACGAGGCAAAACGTGGATTGCCTCTCCTATTTTGCGTTGTGTTGTTGAAGTCAGCCTGAGCTGACAGCAAGCACCACTCCTTGGGCTCTAGCAGCAAGTGGCGCCGTACTGAAACACTGAACAGAGGTCTTGTGCTGTGACAGTCTGACAAGAGTGGTGAGGTTCATCTTCTCTTCTCAAGCTCGGTGGTCTCATCCCATGGCAAAGCGACGGACCACCAGTTTTGGCACCATGCAAgtgcaacgcatcaggctttcGCGCTCCTTGCCCCATGGGATGGTCCAATGggtgcttttttttttaataaatgtCCAATGGGTGCTTTCAGGTGGCTCGCCAAGCCCCATGTAAAACAAGCACAGCTGCTATGAACAGAAGCATCTGAATTCTGAATCAGCGAACTGAACTCTGTGTCAGACTAGAACCGGGGGATTTGTGCACTGTTGCCATGAACTAATCAACAGCAACGGCAACTGAATTACTGAACCAGACTGCATAGAACTGTGGGCTGCTTGCTTGAGCACCTGCGGTCAGTGAACGCAGCACAGAACCGACAGGTGCACGCACACATGCACTATGCAACAAGATTGCTGAGATCGTGTGGCTTCAGAGGCTCTGTTTACATCTTTAACTGTAAACtcataaacgcaaaaaaaacatcacatcaaatatagatgggctgtaaatagcgagacgaatctaatgagcctacttaatccatgatttgcaacaatgctgctacagtaattatctgctaattatgaattaatcatggattaattagcatcattagattcatttcgcgatttacaactcatctgtgcaaaaaaatttataaatagacttcatttaatacttcaaattagcaagattgcAATGAAAAAAGATTTTACGcttcatctaaacacggcctcaaaTGCAAAGACATTGTGAACTTGTGATCGGTGGAATGGAGCCGATCGTCCGTCAGAGCTGACGTTTTTTTTCGCGACAGTAATTAAGCACGTTTTCATtaaaagagaaaagaagaagCCACCGGGTACAGACACTAGTTTTGGAGCACAAGCCCCAAGCTCAAAAATAACTGAAAAAATTACATAGGAACTAAAAAGCAACCAAATGATCTACCGAGGgcgacaacaaaaaaaaattgagctgTGATCAGATAGGCCCCAAGTGACAGTCTCATCCTCAAGGCCCGAGGTGATCTCCAACGCAGACACGTTCTTCTATTGCGCACAAGCCAGATTGTCCACGAGGTGAGGAGAACCAATGAGTGAAGCACTTGCGATCGTCTTTCTGTAGATTTTTCCGTGAGGAAGACCACCAGTCAGAGCCAGAGCTGACGTCTGACTGGAAACATGCTTGTGTGACTCTTCTTATGCAATTCGTACTAACTTTTAGTGACTGATCAAGGAACCGTTATAAACTCTAGGCAAATTTGGTTactgatctacaactttgaacaGAGATGACCTGCTTGGCACATCGAAAATCAATCAGCAGCGCCTAATAACATGATTGTCTTCTTAAACCATGTTTCTTACTGAACTAGATAACCTGCATGGTCGGTCCAACTATGGATCTCCGCGTGGCGATGATaacgggagaaaaaaaaagcttaCAAACcttatttccaaaaaaaatgaaaaaaagactAACATTGCAACATGATTGAACGATGCGATTCAGTTGCAACTTGTACGACAGTTTTCAGTTCTACAACAGTTAGAGCTGCTTGCAACCTCGGAGCAAATCCATAAACAGCATGACCGGCATCCTCACCTTTGTGACAGAATcgccaagttaaacggcttaattaagtgtaatctgacagtctgttttcaacccacaggccgatcgaagcATCACCAGTAGTCTCGCACGACAGCGagcgcagacggtaccagcatgataaaatTTTACAAAGTAGATAACAACataaatatttatcaaaaacaacttgaaatttagaatttacataaaataaatgacagcagcggaagagaatataatatgatagaagaaaatttgattgagaaccaataaaacaaaacgataactatgaacacgtgaggacgtcacatcgagcccaccgatgcgaattctggttagcttctatacctgaaacatGGTAAATAACAAACcctaagtatactaatactcagcaagacttacccgactaagggtatacttagcccattatctaaacatgcaaggcttttggctggtggatttgttttgccaaaaagcatctaagagtggatccttactttctccattttagctcaaaattctatatagattaaccataatctaatatttgcataagcTAACTAAAGAAAACATGGTAAAGTATTATATCACAACTCAAAGTATCCATCATCATATATAATCATTATTCCATATCATATCactacgatgtgaccaagagatcaaggctctcatatccttgagacacggcgaatcgatccgatttaatcttgcaaggtggacataaccaacacggcacgtattagccccgtcggaccatacggaccaaccattcccctctccgcctcgaactacagaaccgccccaccatcatatggtcagtcGAGCCCCACAGAGACCACCAAAAAAAATACATGCATCCATGTTTCTCTGCGACCATTCGACTACCCCTGGAGGTGAGttgaagtcctgtactttcgaaaagaggtagtactaggcttaccggtttctactacctcctactcccggcatgcggttagtacagttcaatccccgatcacaCAGCCAATAATGGTACGGTACTTAATCGACATAGACGgtgctaagacacccaggaaccctgtcctgttgCCATACCTACATCTCATCAACatttccccgtccggtctccaatttccttCATTCCATATTGCATTCCATATCTCATATACTGAAATATAAAAACATCGATATCTCGcgagaaattactcgacttctaccctATAGCTTACGAGTGAcagaaaattactcgacttttaccgagacctattaagcatagcagtgctatcgacctacacatactagtataagaccAAGGGAACCTAgaaatcatgcaactaaggtttcagacAATTCCTAAAATAtagtgcacaagtaataaatatataataattcataatttaaaatagtaggttatgcaccggggctttcCTGGGGTAACACTCAGTCAGTGTTAATGCTATCAAGGTCTTGGACCCTTCCGATCTTGGGCCGGATCTTCACGAGTTCCTTCCCAATCCTGCTTCTGCTTCGCCGATCCTGGGCTTCACGATCCATTCGTACATGATGCTCTCACCACGGgttctatatgaatgcatatgaaatgctgATCAATGCAATGCACACTTTAAGTCATACAAGACAACTATTGATCGAATATAAATGCTAACAATTTACCTAACTTACACCTATCAGCCTTAGTACTACCGGTCGGCTATGACCGGTTAGACCAGTCCCTACATCGGTGAGACCGGCCGACCAAGCCATGTTCTAGGTTTACAGATCGCCAGCTACAACTATGAAATTCCTTCCTTAACTATACTCGGACTCTAAGtgaatttaaagaaaaaatacACTAGCATGGGAATAATTGATTAACACACTATATGACCTAGCATGAACCCTAGCAACATGTTTCTAATATATGCTAACTAACTTCAACTTGAGCAAATTAAATTCACCAAAGTAGATCATGAGTACATTCTAGTGATGAACAAAATCTAATATGATGTAGCTACTGGTACAGTGTTCTAGCTTAATCGACAAGATTCTTCTCAAATACAAACTATTCCTTAACTCATAGATATACTAACATATGGAGAAACCAACAAACATATCAAACTATGTTTTCAGGATATGAAACTTTAATAGTGTACTACACATGCCTAAATTAAACTACTGCcaaagtttcataattcttgGACTAATAAATTTGCAGAAACTAGTTAAATGAGTCTAAGCACAATTTAGATTTTAACAGGGCAAAAAGATCATTTCACAAGAATTAATATTTTCCCCCGGAGATTTAAATCTAAACATTCAAACAAAACTGATcttgtatttttaggatttttctttgatttgttATGCAACCAACAAGTTTCGTCAAACGAATAAAAGggcccctaccggtcagaccagttatcACAACCTGTTAGACCGGCTCCAGCCGAGCCATGGCGcagggccatggccggcggcgtcccggGCGGCTCAGCGCCGGAATCCATAGGGGAAGAGGCTGAGAAGGATGAGGAGCTCACCACGAACCCATTTTGGGGCTTTATTTGGGCGGAGGAtgaccggagaggcggatcggcACGAAGgggtggagctcgggcggcgctcCCATGGCGGCTGGCGATGGAGGGCCGATTCCGGCCAGGGAACTGCCGGACTAGCTCGAGTAAGCGGTGGGAAAGATGGAGGGGGTAGTGAGGATGCTCgggcgcgaggaatcgaggtgCGACGGGGTGTGGCCGCCGGATTTGGCCGGGATCCAGAGCTTGGTCCAGCTCcgctcgaggaagaagaaaagaaacagGGAGGGGAAGCAAGAAGTAATTTGGTGTGTCGTGGGAGGATAGGGGAAGCAAGAAGTAATTTGGTGTGTCGTGGGAGGATGAGGCTGTGGGGCACGACGAAGGGACGGCGGCGTTGACGCCAAGGATAGCTGGCACGTGGGCACACTCGCCGGCGATGCGCGGCACGTCGCGATGCGTGCTGCCTGGTGCGCTACCGGTCTGATCGGCCGGTtataccggtcggaccggtccagGCGGACCCAACTCAAATTTTGGCAATAGTGGTTCTAAATTGtggtggtgtggcaaaccacagccgggtggcggaacgcacccgcctaagcccagagggtgtgtactcgggggttagctagcgaccagttcgatctcgctcatgaacacgatgaacaccaagggtttagagtggttcgggccaccggagcg
The Panicum virgatum strain AP13 chromosome 6N, P.virgatum_v5, whole genome shotgun sequence genome window above contains:
- the LOC120678902 gene encoding probable WRKY transcription factor 2, with the protein product MAGTDNRRALMEDWMLPSPSPRTLMSSFLNEEFSSGPFSSIFGDNSSNKPQDGIEKTKTLVDLSVEETVQDTKAPLQLESNLFSTNQKSTSHGSLAERMAARAGFGVLKIDTSHVSSSAPIRSPVTIPPGVSPRELLESPVFLPNAIAQPSPTTGKLPFLMPNNFKSMISSVPKKVEDQSHDDCAFSFQTILRSKPPSFSTVDKGLGAFHQNQSLNDSQQELSLQVSTTATKDETEENLVKPSTCDSMLDNDHPSPADEQVESEENQNGEDASVSVIAPDEDGYNWRKYGQKQVKNSEHPRSYYKCTHPNCPVKKKVERSQEGHITEIVYKGSHSHPLPPPNRRPSVLSSHVIDLQADGSENFRSKPGHNTETSREMAPNDHFQDVHSVGLERNLSGSLTTTEIADTCVMESQEAVDVSPTVSSNEKDDRATHGTIPLTYGRDEDETESKRRKMEVSATTNATTNAFDMATMASRAVREPQIVVQTTSEVDILDDGYRWRKYGQKVVKGNPNPRSYYKCTYAGCSVRKHVERASNDLKSVITTYEGKHNHEVPAARNSSGQPNSSSSAAPQGSNLHQRPEPAQPSIPQLSAAAAYGSLCLPSQLSAASGGFSFGMLPPGMAVPVPSLRTFMPASVPGQPPKMQGCAGLVLPRGEVKVNPEEQSQLQVTNGNAMAAYQQFMGRLPQGPQM